The DNA sequence GCAACGCCTGCATTGATTGCAGGCGGGCGGGCGTGGCCAGCACCATCTGCGACAGCTGCGCGGGGTCGCTGCCCGCCCACAGGTCGGCCGGCAGCCCGGCGCGGCGGGGGCTTTGCGTGCCGGTGTGGTCTGGGTTGCCCTGGTCCAGGCGGGTGACCTGCACCGGACCCACGGCGCCGCTGGTGGCCACCGGCTGCGGTCTGGCGCTTGGGCGGGGCGGTGGGGCGTCGCCGGGCCGCCAAGCCGAGCTTTCGCGCATCGGGCCGCGGACGCTGCCCGACAGCCAGTCGCTGGCCGACAGGGGTTGCTGCTGCGCCATGGCAAGGCTGGGCAGCAGCGCCAGGACCAGTGCGCAAAGGGTGGCTCTGTCAGTCACCGGCAGCCTCGGCCGGCTGTTCGGCCGCGGGGGTGTCCAGCTGCAGGGGGGTGCTGACCTCTTGGCGGGTCGGGGCCATGTCGCCGAAATAGGCATAGCCCGCGAGGCCGATCAGGCCCGCCAGAATCAGCACCACCAGCAGTTTCAACATCCGCATTGCATTCGCCTTTGCTCGACCGTGTTTTCTGTGTTCTTGCACCGGTCTTGGGCCGGCTCGGGGCGAATATATATGGCAATTTCCGAAAGATCACGTCATTCAGTCACCCGATTGACGGGGGGCCGGATGACACAGGTGCTGACGCGCCATATCGTGCTGATCGGAATGATGGGCGCGGGCAAGACCGCCATCGGGTCGGAACTGGCCCGCAGACTGCGCGTGCCGTTCACCGATTCCGACGCCGAGATCGAGGCCGCGGCGGCCATGTCCATCAGCGAGATCTTCGCCCGCGACGGCGAGGCCTTCTTTCGCGCGCGGGAGGCGCAGGTGCTGTCGCGCCTGCTGGCGGGGGCGCCGGGCGTCGTCTCGACCGGGGGCGGCGCGTGGATGCGCCCCGAGAACCGGCAGATCATCGGGGAACGGGGCCTGTCCGTCTGGCTGAACTGCTCGCCCGAGACGCTGTGGGCGCGCGTGCGCCAGCGCCCGACGCGCCCCCTGCTGCAGACCGCCGACCCAAAGGGCACGCTGCTGCGCCTGCTGGCGGAACGCAGCCCCGTCTATGCGCTGGCGGACCTGGAATTCGTGTCCCGCGCCGGCGACACGATCGAGGCGACCGCGACCCGCCTGATCGCCGAACTGACCGCCGCCCATCCCACCCTGACCCAGGAGAAGCCATGACCGATCCCGTCACCGTTCCCGTGCCCCTTGGAGCGCGCGCCTATGACGTGCGCATCGGGCAGGGCCTGCTGGGTCGCGCGGGCGCCGAGATCGCCCCGCTGCTGTCGCGGCCGCGCGTGGCGATCGTCACCGACGCAACGGTGGCAGGGCTGCATCTGGCACCGCTGCAGGCCGCGCTGCGCGACGCGGGGATCGCCAGCGAGGCGCTGGTCCTGCCGGCCGGGGAGGGGACGAAAAGTTGGTCGCATCTGACGGCCTGCGTCGACTGGCTGCTGGACCAGCAGGTCGAGCGGCGCGACGTCGTCATGGCGCTTGGCGGCGGGGTGATCGGTGACCTGGTGGGTTTTGCGGCGGCGATCCTGCGGCGCGGGGTGCGGTTCGTGCAGCTGCCCACAACGCTGTTGGCGCAGGTCGACAGCAGCGTGGGCGGCAAGACCGGGATCAACAGTGCGCATGGCAAGAACCTGGTCGGCGCGTTCCACCAGCCCTCGCTGGTCCTGGCCGATATCGACGTGCTGGACACGCTGCGCCCGCGCGATTTCCTGTCGGGCTATGGCGAGGTCGCCAAGTACGGTCTGCTGGGAGATGCGGATTTCTTCGCCTGGCTGGAGGAGAACGGCCCCGATCTGGCGCGGAATGCGGGCCTGCGCCAGCAGGCGGTCGCGCATTCGGTGGCCATGAAGGCGGGCATCGTCACCCGTGACGAGACCGAACAGGGCGAACGTGCGCTGCTGAACCTGGGCCACACCTTCGGTCATGCGCTGGAGGCGGCGACCGGGTATTCGGACCGGCTGCTGCATGGCGAGGGCGTGGCCATCGGCTGTGCGCTGGCCTTCGATCTGTCGGCGCGGATGGGGTTGTGTTCGCAGGAGGCGCCGAGCCGCGTCCTGGCGCATCTGCGCCAGATGGGCATGCCCGCACGGCTGTCCGAGATCCCCGGCGCCCTGCCAGACGACGGGGGCCTGATCGCGCTGATGGGGCAGGACAAGAAGGTCGTGGACGGCCAGCTGCGTTTCGTGCTGGCCCGCGGGATCGGCGAGGCCTTCGTCAGCGACGCGGTCAAAGTTAACATGCTGGCACGCGTCCTGCACGACGCGCGCTAGGCGTCCGTCCCGGCCCGCGAAGCCGTGACAGCCCCCATCGAGGGGGCCGCCACGGCTGGCTGTCGCCGAAGCCGCCTCAGGCGGCGCGACGGGTGGTCAGCATGTCATGCACCATCTGATCGGCCACGGCCGAGGGCAGCTGGTCCGTGTCGCGCGCGCGGGTCAGCATCTGATCGACGCGGCCGGCGATGGCGGTCAGGCGATCCAAGCGCCAGGCGTCGGGCTTGCCGTGGATCTCGCTTGCGACGCTGATGATGCCGCCGGCGTTCACGACATAGTCGGGCAGATAGGTGATGCCGCGTTCGGCCATGATGTCCGCCACGCCGTCATCGGCCAGCTGGTTGTTCGCGGCGCCGCAGACCAGCGTCGCGGTCAGCGCCGCGGCGGTGTCCTGCGTCAGCACGCCGCCCAGGGCGCAGGGAGCCAGGATGTCCATCTGCTGATCGAAGACCGCGTCGGGCGCACACAGGGTCGCGCCAAGGCGCGTCGCGGCGTCGTCCAGCGCCGCCTGATGGATGTCGGTCACCATCAGCCGTGCCCCCGCGGCGGCCAGCTTTTCGGCCAGCGACAGGCCGACATGGCCCAGCCCCTGCACCAGCACCCGCCGCCCGGTCAGATCGTCCGTGCCGAACGCATGGCGCGCGCCCACGCGCAGGCAGCGGAACACGCCCTCGGCGGTCCAGGGCGAGGGGTCGCCCGAGGCGCCGGACAGGCCCACGGCAAAGCGCGTCGCCTCGGCCGCATGGGCCATGTCCGCCGGAGAGATGCCGACATCCTCGGCCGTCCAGTAGGTGCCGCCAAGCGCGTCGACGGCCTCGCCGAAGGCGCGCATCATCGCCGGGGTCTTGTCGGTGCGCGCGTCGCCGATGATGACCGCCTTGCCGCCGCCCAGGCCCAGGTCGGCCATCGCGTTCTTGTATGTCATGCCGCGGGCCAGACGCGTCACGTCATGGATCGCGGCATCGTCGTCGGCATAGGCCCACATGCGGCACCCGCCCGCGGCAGGGCCGAGCGTGGTCGAATGCAGGCAGATCAGCGCGCGCAGCCCGGCCTGCGGGTCCTGTGCCAGAACCAGACGTTCGAACCCCTGGGGTGCGGTCAGATCGGTAAGTGTCAGTGCCATCTGCAAGCCTTCCTGTGGCAGGCGCGCGGGCCGTCCCGCGCAGGGATCAGCCCAGAAACCGCCAGCGCGGACGCATTGCAAGCGCAGGATCATTCGCAAAGCCCGGACCGCCCGCCGCGCAACTTGCGGCAAGGGCGGGGTGCGCGCCGGCAAGATCGCGTCGCGCGCCGGCAACGAAAAAGGGCGGCCCCATGGCCGCCCCTTTCCGGTGATTCGCCCTGATCTGATCAGAACGGGATCTCGTCGTCGTAATCGGCGCGTCCGCCGCCCTGGCCGCCGCCGCCGCCGCGCGACGACGATCCGCCGCCCTGGTTATAGTCGTCATAGCCGCCGCTGTCGCGACCACCGCCGCCCATGCCGCCACCACCCATGCCGCCGCCACCGCCGCTGGCGCCGTCCAGCATGGTCAGCGTGCCGCCGATGCCGCGCAGGACGATCTCGGTCGAGTAGCGGTCCTGGCCGGACTGGTCCTGCCACTTGCGGGTTTCCAGCTGGCCCTCGACATAGACCTTGCTGCCCTTCTTCAGATAGCGTTCGACGACGCCCACCAGGCCCTCGTTGAAGATGGCGACGGTGTGCCACTCGGTGCGCTCCTTGCGTTCTCCGGTGGTGCGGTCCTTCCAGTTCTCGGAGGTGGCGATGCGCAGGTTCGCGACCTTGCCGCCGTTCTGAAAGCTGCGGATTTCCGGGTCGCGGCCAAGATTGCCGACCAGAATGACCTTGTTGACGCTGCCTGCCATGATCAGGATCCTTGGATTATGTGCCTTTGCGTCGGGTCTAGCCCAGCCCGCCGGGTGAAGCCAAGCAGGAAGTCGCGTAGCGCCAAGGCCCGACTGGCAGCATGACCGATTTCGTGTATAGTCCGGGACAAAAGCGGCGACAGGCCGGTGCGACAAGGACGAGGGCGGAGATCATGCGGCTAGGCCATACCCTGAAGGCAACCTTCTGTGCAGCGGTGATCGCAAGCCTTGCACTGCCTGCCGACGCGCAGGGCCTGCGCCTGTCGGGCGCCTCCTCCAAGTCGCGCGCCGAACAGTTCGCGCGCCAGACCCGGCTGATGGATTCGCGCCTGTCGACCCAGTACCAGTCCTCCGCCCGGCTGCAGCCGAATGCGGGCCGCCAGGAGGTGCTGCTGGAAACGGCGCCGAACATTCCCCGCTATACGGGCCGGCGCAGCGAATACCTGCCCCATGCGCGTCAGGCGGCGCAGCGTCACGGCATTCCCGAGGACCTGTTCCTGCGGCTGGTCCAGCAGGAGTCGGGCTGGAACCCGAACGCGCGCAGCCACAAGGGCGCGATGGGCCTGGCGCAGCTGATGCCGGGAACGGCCGCCAAGCTGGGCGTGAACCCCAACGATCCGGTACAGAACCTGAACGGCGGGGCGCGCTATCTGCGGATGATGTACAACCAGTTCGGCAACTGGACGCTGGCGCTGGCCGCTTATAACGCGGGGCCCGGCGCGGTGCAGAAGCACGGCGGCATCCCGCCCTATCGCGAGACGCGGAACTATGTCCGCATCATCGCGGGCGGCTGATCCTCAGCCGCTGAGGCCGGTCCGCTTCAGCAGGCCCTTGCGCTTGGCCTCGTAGTAATAGCCGCGCGAATACCACATGACGGCACGGTCGGGGTCGCCCTCGGCCACCATCCAGGCGCCGCGCAGGTACTTCACGCCATAGCGTAGGTTCGTGTCGGCATCCAGCAGACCACGATCCGGCCCACGATAGCCCATCGTGCGCGCCGTCTGCGGCGCGATCTGCATCAGCCCGTGATAGGGGCCGTTCCGCATGTCGGGACGGTGGCTGGATTCGCGCAGGATCACCCGTTGGACCAGCGAACTGGGCACGTCGTAATGGCGTGCCCAGAAGTTGATGCGCTGGCGCAGATAGGGCGTCTCGTTCGGGTAGAGGCCCGAACCGCCGATCCGCCGGTTGCTGCCGGACCGGACCCCGCCACCGCCGCACGCGGCCAGCGCCAGGATCGAGATCAGCAGCCCGCGCCGACCCAGATGGGCCGCAGGCCGCGGGGGCAGGGCCCCCGCCACCATACCCGCGTCAGGCATGAATGGCGCCGCCGCCACAGGCCAGCGCCGCCTCGCGCACGGCTTCCGACACGGTCGGATGCGCGTGGCAGGTCAGGGCCAGATCCTCTGCCGAGGCGCCGAATTCCATCGCCACGCAGACCTCGTGGATCAGGTCGCCCGCCGATGGGCCGATGATGTGGCAGCCCAGGATGCGGTCGGTCTCGGCGTCGGCGATCAGCTTGACGAAGCCCTCGCCCAGGAACTGCGCCTTGGCGCGGGCATTGCCCATGAAGGGGAACTTGCCGATCTTGACCTTGCGCCCGCCTTCCTTGGCCTGCTCCTCGGTCAGGCCGACATTGGCGACCTCGGGGGTGGTGTAGATCACGCCGGGGATGACGCCATAGTTCACATGGCCATGCTTGCCCGCGATGACCTCGGCCACCGCCATGCCCTCGTCCTCGGCCTTGTGGGCCAGCATCGGGCCGGGTACCGCGTCGCCGATGGCATAGACGCCCTTGATGCTGGTCGCCCAGTGGTCGTCGACCTTGACGAAGCCGCGATCGGTCATGGTCACGCCAAGCGCGTCGAGGCCCAGGCCCTCCACATGCGGACGGCGGCCCGTGGCGACCAGGACCACGTCGGCGGTCAGGCTATGGGTGCTGTCATCCTTTTTCAGCGCATAGGTAACGGTGGCCTGGCCGTCCTTGGCCTCGGCCGACTGCACGGCGGCGCCCATGACGAAGGACAGGCCCTGCTTTGACAGCATCTTCTGGAACTGTTTCTGCACCTCGCCGTCCATGCCGGGGGTGATGACGTCCAGGTATTCGACCACCGTCACCTCGGCGCCGAGGCGGGCATAGACCGAACCCAATTCCAGACCGATGACGCCTGCGCCAATCACGACCATGGATTTCGGGATCTTGGGCAGGGCCAGCGCGCCGGTGGAATCGACGATCACGCCCGCGTCGTTGTCGACCGTCACGCCCTTCAGCGCGGCGGGGGACGATCCGGTGGCGATGACGATGTTCTTCGTCTCGTGGACGGTGTCGCCGACCTTGACCTTGCCAGCTTCGGGGATCGAGGCCCAGCCCTTGATCCAGTCTATCTTGTTCTTCTTGAACAGGAATTCGATGCCCTTGGTGTTCCCCTGGACCGTGTCGGCCTTGTAGGACTGCATCTTGGTCCAGTCGACGTCGACATGGGCGTTCATGAGGCCCATCTTCTCGAAGTTCTCATGCGCCTCGTGCAGCATGTGGCTGGCATGCAGCAGGGCCTTGGAGGGGATGCAGCCGACGTTCAGGCAGGTTCCGCCAAGAGCCTCGCGGCCCTCGACCACGCCGACCTTCAGGCCCAGCTGCGCCGCGCGGATGGCGCAGACATAGCCGCCGGGGCCGGCGCCGATCACGATGAGATCATACATGGCAGTTCCTTTTGTCAGACCGCGGCCGGGGGCTTCGCGCCCCCGGGCCCCGCGGGGTATTTTTACAAACAAGAAATCAGGGCAATGAGAATCATCAGCACCGTCGCCGCAAAGCCGACGACCCAGATGATCGAGCGGCCCGGCACCCAGCCCCGCACATAGGCGGGAATATAGAGGATGCGCGCGGCCACATAGGTCCAGGCGCAGATCGCGGTCAGCGTGCCGGATGCGTCTCCAAGCGTGACCACGACCACCGCCAGGGTGAACATGATCAGGCCTTCGAAATGGTTGTTGAAGGCACGTTGCAGGCGGCCAGCCGTCCCGGTCAACTCGACCTTGCCGCCGTCGCGCGGGCTCATGGCGGCGCGGCGGCCGACCTGGCGCTGCGCCATCACGGAATAGGTCGCGAATTGCGCGGTCTGGATCAGGCCGGCGACGGCCAGGGCGGCGACCTCGGGGGGCATCAGACGGTTTCCACGAAATGCGCGTCGGTGGCGGTGACGCCGGCCTGGGCCGCGAAGACCGCCGCCGCGCCGTCCAGGTAATCGCGGGCGGCCTTTGGGTTGCCGACCTGGAACAGCCCCCAGGAATGACCGTCATCCTCGCGCCACAGTTGCAGCAGCGTCAGGCCGTTGCGGCCCCGATCCTCGGCATCGGCGTCGAAGGCCGTGCGGAACGTGGCAGGGTCGGCATGGGTGTAGCGGACGATCAGTTGCATGGGTCAGGCTCCGGTTCGTGACGCCCCAGCTTTGGTCCTGCGCCGGCGGCAGCGCAAGCCCGTGGTGCGAGAGGGGCCCCGAAGGGCCCCCGGCGGGATCACAGATCCATCAGCAGGCGGCGCGGATCTTCCAGCGCTTCCTTGACGCGGACCAGGAAGGTCACCGCGCCCTTGCCGTCGACGATCCGGTGGTCATAGGACAGCGCCAGATACATCATGGGGCGGATGACGATCTGACCGCCGACGACCACGGGACGCTCCTGGATCTTGTGCATGCCCAAGATGCCCGACTGCGGGGGGTTCAGGATCGGCGACGACATCAGCGAGCCGTAGACGCCACCGTTCGAGATGGTGAAGGTGCCGCCCTGCATCTCGGCCATGGACAGCTTGCCGTCGCGGCCCTTCAGGCCCAGCTCGCCGATCTCCTTCTCGATCGCGGCAAAGCCCTTCTGGTCGGCGTCGCGCACGACCGGCACGACCAGGCCCGACGGCGTGCCCACCGCGACGCCCATGTTGACGTAGTTCTTGTAGACCACGTCGGTGCCGTCGATCTCGGCATTGACCTCTGGGACCTCCTTCAGCGCGTGGCAGCAGGCCTTCACGAAGAAGGACATGAAGCCCAGCTTGACCTTGTGCTTCTTCTCGAAGGCGTCCTTGTACTCGTTGCGCAGGCCCATGATCGCGGACATGTCGACCTCGTTATAGGTCGTCAGCATCGCAGCGGTGTTCTGCGCGTCCTTCAGGCGGCGGGCGATGGTCTGGCGCAGGCGGGTCATCTTGACCCGCTCCTCACGCGCGGCATCCTCGGCCGGGCGGGGGGCGGCGGGGGCCTTCGCGGCGGGCGAGGGGGCCGCCTTGGCCTTGGCCACGTCCTCCTTCATCACGCGGCCGTCGCGGCCCGA is a window from the Paracoccus marcusii genome containing:
- a CDS encoding shikimate kinase, with protein sequence MTQVLTRHIVLIGMMGAGKTAIGSELARRLRVPFTDSDAEIEAAAAMSISEIFARDGEAFFRAREAQVLSRLLAGAPGVVSTGGGAWMRPENRQIIGERGLSVWLNCSPETLWARVRQRPTRPLLQTADPKGTLLRLLAERSPVYALADLEFVSRAGDTIEATATRLIAELTAAHPTLTQEKP
- the aroB gene encoding 3-dehydroquinate synthase produces the protein MTDPVTVPVPLGARAYDVRIGQGLLGRAGAEIAPLLSRPRVAIVTDATVAGLHLAPLQAALRDAGIASEALVLPAGEGTKSWSHLTACVDWLLDQQVERRDVVMALGGGVIGDLVGFAAAILRRGVRFVQLPTTLLAQVDSSVGGKTGINSAHGKNLVGAFHQPSLVLADIDVLDTLRPRDFLSGYGEVAKYGLLGDADFFAWLEENGPDLARNAGLRQQAVAHSVAMKAGIVTRDETEQGERALLNLGHTFGHALEAATGYSDRLLHGEGVAIGCALAFDLSARMGLCSQEAPSRVLAHLRQMGMPARLSEIPGALPDDGGLIALMGQDKKVVDGQLRFVLARGIGEAFVSDAVKVNMLARVLHDAR
- a CDS encoding Leu/Phe/Val dehydrogenase — encoded protein: MALTLTDLTAPQGFERLVLAQDPQAGLRALICLHSTTLGPAAGGCRMWAYADDDAAIHDVTRLARGMTYKNAMADLGLGGGKAVIIGDARTDKTPAMMRAFGEAVDALGGTYWTAEDVGISPADMAHAAEATRFAVGLSGASGDPSPWTAEGVFRCLRVGARHAFGTDDLTGRRVLVQGLGHVGLSLAEKLAAAGARLMVTDIHQAALDDAATRLGATLCAPDAVFDQQMDILAPCALGGVLTQDTAAALTATLVCGAANNQLADDGVADIMAERGITYLPDYVVNAGGIISVASEIHGKPDAWRLDRLTAIAGRVDQMLTRARDTDQLPSAVADQMVHDMLTTRRAA
- the ssb gene encoding single-stranded DNA-binding protein, whose amino-acid sequence is MAGSVNKVILVGNLGRDPEIRSFQNGGKVANLRIATSENWKDRTTGERKERTEWHTVAIFNEGLVGVVERYLKKGSKVYVEGQLETRKWQDQSGQDRYSTEIVLRGIGGTLTMLDGASGGGGGMGGGGMGGGGRDSGGYDDYNQGGGSSSRGGGGGQGGGRADYDDEIPF
- a CDS encoding lytic transglycosylase domain-containing protein — encoded protein: MRLGHTLKATFCAAVIASLALPADAQGLRLSGASSKSRAEQFARQTRLMDSRLSTQYQSSARLQPNAGRQEVLLETAPNIPRYTGRRSEYLPHARQAAQRHGIPEDLFLRLVQQESGWNPNARSHKGAMGLAQLMPGTAAKLGVNPNDPVQNLNGGARYLRMMYNQFGNWTLALAAYNAGPGAVQKHGGIPPYRETRNYVRIIAGG
- a CDS encoding lytic transglycosylase domain-containing protein gives rise to the protein MPDAGMVAGALPPRPAAHLGRRGLLISILALAACGGGGVRSGSNRRIGGSGLYPNETPYLRQRINFWARHYDVPSSLVQRVILRESSHRPDMRNGPYHGLMQIAPQTARTMGYRGPDRGLLDADTNLRYGVKYLRGAWMVAEGDPDRAVMWYSRGYYYEAKRKGLLKRTGLSG
- the lpdA gene encoding dihydrolipoyl dehydrogenase; the protein is MYDLIVIGAGPGGYVCAIRAAQLGLKVGVVEGREALGGTCLNVGCIPSKALLHASHMLHEAHENFEKMGLMNAHVDVDWTKMQSYKADTVQGNTKGIEFLFKKNKIDWIKGWASIPEAGKVKVGDTVHETKNIVIATGSSPAALKGVTVDNDAGVIVDSTGALALPKIPKSMVVIGAGVIGLELGSVYARLGAEVTVVEYLDVITPGMDGEVQKQFQKMLSKQGLSFVMGAAVQSAEAKDGQATVTYALKKDDSTHSLTADVVLVATGRRPHVEGLGLDALGVTMTDRGFVKVDDHWATSIKGVYAIGDAVPGPMLAHKAEDEGMAVAEVIAGKHGHVNYGVIPGVIYTTPEVANVGLTEEQAKEGGRKVKIGKFPFMGNARAKAQFLGEGFVKLIADAETDRILGCHIIGPSAGDLIHEVCVAMEFGASAEDLALTCHAHPTVSEAVREAALACGGGAIHA
- a CDS encoding MAPEG family protein, yielding MPPEVAALAVAGLIQTAQFATYSVMAQRQVGRRAAMSPRDGGKVELTGTAGRLQRAFNNHFEGLIMFTLAVVVVTLGDASGTLTAICAWTYVAARILYIPAYVRGWVPGRSIIWVVGFAATVLMILIALISCL
- the odhB gene encoding 2-oxoglutarate dehydrogenase complex dihydrolipoyllysine-residue succinyltransferase, yielding MTTEVRVPALGESVTEATIATWFKKPGDRVEVDEMLCELETDKVTVEVPSPAAGTLAEIVAAEGETVGPDALLAQISEGGEAAAPAPKPAKAEAPAEKTEEQKTMSGNSVDVMVPSLGESVTEATVATWFKKPGDRVEADEMLCELETDKVSVEVPAPAAGVLAEILAEEGATVDAKARLAIITEGAAGTAAPKASDAQETVLPNAGPEETKPRDVEDAPSAKKAMAEKGVTRDQVQGSGRDGRVMKEDVAKAKAAPSPAAKAPAAPRPAEDAAREERVKMTRLRQTIARRLKDAQNTAAMLTTYNEVDMSAIMGLRNEYKDAFEKKHKVKLGFMSFFVKACCHALKEVPEVNAEIDGTDVVYKNYVNMGVAVGTPSGLVVPVVRDADQKGFAAIEKEIGELGLKGRDGKLSMAEMQGGTFTISNGGVYGSLMSSPILNPPQSGILGMHKIQERPVVVGGQIVIRPMMYLALSYDHRIVDGKGAVTFLVRVKEALEDPRRLLMDL